In Lathyrus oleraceus cultivar Zhongwan6 unplaced genomic scaffold, CAAS_Psat_ZW6_1.0 chrUn0890, whole genome shotgun sequence, one DNA window encodes the following:
- the LOC127115040 gene encoding uncharacterized protein LOC127115040, with translation IPLNPVGSASANQPTPSTQEAQVVLEKSSDDDGRPIAQVLRKPSSSGQPRLTEPTVSSHSKKSKKHKRSAPTGFEVDASTEPTQPVADYTPASPVSSPAHPFQSVDTAGEFIEFPIQISDSDSDSVTSPATHPNSSSTSSDSSPSSTSFPLQDPQGQ, from the exons CGATCCCTTTAAATCCTGTAGGTTCTGCATCTGCTAACCAACCTACTCCTTCGACACAGGAGGCTCAG GTTGTTCTTGAGAAATCCTCTGACGATGATGGGCGCCCTATTGCTCAAGTCTTGAGGAAACCCAGTTCTTCT ggtcaaccacGTTTGACAGAACCTACTGTCTCCTCTCactccaaaaaatccaagaaaCACAAACGCTCTGCCCCCACAGGCTttgag GTTGATGCCTCTACTGAGCCGACTCAACCTGTTGCTGACTATACTCCTGCGTCGCCGGTCTCTTCTCCAGCTCACCCATTTCAGTCTGTCGACACCGCTGGTGAGTTCATTGAATTCCCTATCCAGATTAGTGATAGTGACTCTGACTCAGTCACTAGTCCTGCAACACATCCGAActccagttcgactagttctgactctagTCCCTCTTCAACTTCCTTTCCTTTGCAGGATCCACAGGGCCAGTAG